The DNA window ATATATTCTTGAATTTTGTCAAACTTCATTAATAACGGGGTTAAGACATACCGTTGAAATAACTGCGCAAATATAATTAGTAATGGCAAACTGAGCGTTAATAAAGCGACATCCAACAAGGGCGAACTGCCTTCTTTACCCAAGCCTTTTAAAACTAATAAAGTAACAATAGCAATTAAATCTTGTAATAACAAAATACTGACAATAATTTCTCCTGCATGTTTATGATGCAAAACCGTCGTTGGTAACAACTTTAAGCCTAAAATAGTGCTAGAAAAAGTCATACTAACCCCTATCAATAAGCACTCTAACGCATTAAAACCAAATATCCAGCCAACAACAGCACTGATAAACGCAAAAGCAACAGAACTGCCGACAGTGACAACCGTCGTTTTATGCAACATTTTTAATAAATCTTGCGGTTCTAAATGTAACCCCAATAAAAACAATAAAAAAATAATCCCGATATCGGCAATTCCCCCAATTAACAAGGGACTAGAAACCACCGCAAAGACTGAAGGACCCAGTAAAATCCCTAATAAAATGTAACTGACTAATAAGGCTTGTCGAGCGTATAAAGCCAATGTCGCCACAACGGCACAGCCCGCAAAGACAACAAACATGTAAAATACCATTAACTCGCCCATTTCGATAACATCCTGTGTTTTTAAGCATTAAATCATCATCATTTTTTCCTACTGCATTATAAAATGAAAAAGTGCTTATATTTTTGGTAAACTTTCAATTTATTTAACTAACAAGTCTGCGACAACCTAGGGTCGGTTACACGCGCTAAAACGCGATATTTATAACAACACAGGCTTGCTTTTACTTTTAGTAGAAAAACTGATTTTTTTGCAAGCATAAAGCCGAATCACCCTATTTCTGAGTTAAAAAATAAAGGTAATTAAATGACTGAACAAACTGAGCAACTTACGCCTGCTACTGAACCCCAAGACGAGAACGAACAAATTGCTTTGCGTCGTGAGAAATTAGCGGCTATTCGTCAAGCAGGCATTGCCTTTCCGAATGATTTTCGTCGCAATAGCACCGCGCAACAGTTGCATGATGAATATGCTGAACAAAACAGCGAGACATTAGAAATTCGCAATGTGCGTGTCAAAATTGCAGGTCGCATCATGACACGTCGGATTATGGGCAAAGCGGCATTTGTCCACATTCAAGACATGAGCGGACGGATGCAATTGTATTTGAAAAAAGAAGAATTGCCTGAAGGGACTTATGAAGAATTTAAACATTGGGATATTGGTGACATTATCGGTGTGCACGGTGTTATGTTTAAAACTAAAACAGGCGAATTATCAGTTAAAGTCAGCTCAATACGCCTGTTGAGTAAAGCCCTACGCCCCTTACCTGAAAAGTTTCATGGCTTAACTGATCAAGAAACCTGCTATCGTCAGCGGTATCTTGATTTAATAATGAATGAAAAAACGCGCACAACCTTTAAAACACGCTCAAAAGTCATTGCGTATATTCGTAATTTTTTAATTGAAAAAGACTTTTTAGAAGTTGAAACCCCAATGATGCACGTCATTCCCGGTGGTGCGGCGGCGCGTCCTTTTGTCACTCATCACAATGCGTTAGATATGCCTTTATATCTACGAATTGCCCCAGAACTTTATTTAAAACGGCTAGTTGTTGGGGGATTTGAGCGAGTTTTTGAATTAAACCGTAATTTCCGCAATGAAGGGGTTTCTACCCGTCATAATCCTGAATTTACCATGCTTGAATTTTATCAAGCCTATGCGGATTACACGCACTTAATGGATTTAACAGAAGAATTCTTCCGTGGTTTAGCCGAAAGCCTGTTAGGTTCTACCCTCGTGCCTTATCAAAATGAGGTTTATGATTTTGGGAAGCCTTTCGAGCGTATTTCCGTTAAAAATGCAATTTTGAAATATAATCCTGACATTCGCCAATCGGATTTAGAAGATTTAAACACCATTCGCGCCTTAGCAAAACGCTTGGATATTCATCCTCATGCCAATGATGGTGTGGGTAAAATTCAGATTGAAATCTTTGATAAAACCGTCGAGCATTTATTAAAAGACCCGACTTTTGTCACGGAATATCCAACTGAAATTTCTCCCTTAGCACGGATGAATGACAAAGACCCAAGCATTACCGACCGCTTTGAGTTATTCATCGGTGGACGTGAAATTGCGAATGGCTTTTCCGAATTAAATGACCCCGAAGACCAAGCAGAACGTTTCCGCCAACAGGTAGAAGCCAAACAAGCAGGCGATGAAGAAGCGATGCATTACGATGCGGATTATATTCAAGCCTTAGAATATGGCTTGCCCCCAACCGCAGGCGAAGGGATTGGCATTGACCGTTTAGTCATGCTCTTAACGAATCAACCCTCGATACGTGACGTTTTATTATTCCCGCATTTACGTTTAAAACACGAGTAATACAATCATGCAAGTACGGATTAAATGGGTAGAAAATGCCTGCTTTGTTGCGGAATCTGGTAGCGGTCACGCCATTGTTTTAGACGGCTCGCCAGAAATTGGCGGGCGTAATTTGGGCGCACGTCCGATGGAATTATTGCTGATGAGTTTAGGCAGTTGCTCGGCAATGGACGTAATCAGCATTTTAGAAAAATCTCGCCAAGATGTGACTGATTGTGTGATTGAAGTCTCAGGCGAACGAGCGGAAACAATTCCGAAGGTTTACACCAAGATACATGTGCATTACATCGTGACAGGTCGTCAACTGAAAGACCCACAAGTTAAACGGGCGGTAGATTTATCCGCTGAAAAATATTGTTCTGTTTCTGCTATGTTAAAACTGGCGACAGAATTAACTTATGATTATGAAGTGAAAGAAGAAACACCCGCGACAACTTAATGAAAAAGCGGGATTTGTAAGGCGTTTGTCTGAATCAGGATTAGCAGGATTAACCTGAGTTCGGCGAGTTTTATAAAATAAAACAGAGACCTGCTAGGTTTTTAAAACCTAGCAGGTCTTTTTTTGTCTGAATCAGAATTCACAGAATTTTCAGAATTAGCAGAATTAAAAACAATTAAAAACATAATTTTTTATTCTTTTAATTTTCTTGTCTTTTTAATTCTGAAAATTCTGTTAATTCTGAAAATTCTGATTCAGACAAGCTGTTGTCTTTTCAAAAGAAACTCGCCGAACTCAGGTTACTTAAATCGACTACAACTGGCAAAGAGTATGCAATAATACCGCTGTTGAAATGTAATATTTCAACCTCTCAAAAGGCACGATAAAAAGGAGTACATGATGCAAGGTGATAATGGCGTTATCAAACATTTAAACCACTTACTGGCGGGAGAACTGACCGCTATCGACCAGTACCTGATTCATTCACGGATGTATCATAACTGGGGTTATCATCGTTTATACGAAAAAAGTCATCATGAAATGCAGGAGGAGATGGAGCACGCGGATTGGTTAATTAAACGGATTCTGTTCTTAGAAGGCACGCCTGATTTATCCGTGCGTCATGGCTTGAAAATAGGTAAAACTGTCCCTGAAATGCTCGGCAGTGATTTAGACCTAGAATATAGTGTCGTCAAAGAGCTGAAAACGGTGATTGCTTACTGCGAATCGGTTAAAGATTACGTTACCCGCGAAATGTTAGAGCAAATGCTCGACGACACGGAAGAAGACCATGCTTATTGGTTAGAAAAACAATTAAGCCTGATTAAGCACATTGGCTTACAAAATTACTTGCAAGCCTGTATGGGCGAGGAAGCCTCAGCTTCTTAACTTGAGAATATTCAGAACGGGGCGAGCTAATTCGTCCCGTTTTCAAATAAATAGCCGTATTGTGTAAATGCTCGACGGCGAATTTCCGCTAAGGTTTGCGCTTGAAAATTAGGGTCGCGTTTATCAGGTAGCCCTTCAATTTTTTCATACACCATTTCCAATTTTGCAAAGGGAAAGGGTAAAACAAATTTATCCCAGCTTTTTAAATGTATGCCCCAAAACGGTTTTTTACCTTGCGCTAAATTGACGTAAGTAAAAAAAACATGTCCATCAGTTGCCCGCGCACACAAAGCAACGCCCTGTTTTGGTTCTAATGCAGGCCCTTTAGGACCATCAAAAGTTACTCCAACAGGGATTTTTTGCCGAATAAAGCCCAATAATTCCCGCAAGCCATCACTCGCACGATTTGAGGAAGAACCGCGTGCCGTTGAAAATCCACGTTGATGCAATAAGTGAGTGATTAATTCCCCATCTTTGCTAGAACTGGCTAAAAAAGCGCAGGGTTTGCCATCAAATGCGAGTAAAAACACGAGTAAATGCAAATGTGGCCCCGCAAAGATAGGGCAATGACCCGCTTCCATATCGGCGAATACCGCCTCAATGCCTGTTTTTTTAATTCGTACTGTTTTTAATAACAATAGGTAGTAGGCATATACCAGATAATAAGCGACATAAAATTTTAAGCGTTTTTTATCCTGTAACACGTGCAAACTGGCTTGCCACGTGTGGCGGAAACGTTGCCATACCGTGCGGGTCATTTTTAACTCAGGCATATTTCGGGGTTTTTTGTTTTACTCTATCGACAATGGCTTGTGCTTGCGCTGCTGCATTGCCGATGTAGGTTGCTGGAATCATCACTAATAAGCGTTCTTTTTCTGCTTCAGGAATTTCTAAGGCTTTGATAAACGCTTGTAAACGGGCTTGGTCTATGGTGCGACCGCGCGTTAATGCCTTTAATTTTTCATAGGGTTGCTCAATTTGATAACGACGCATCACCGTTTGAATGGGTTCTGCTAATACTTCCCAATTGTTATCTAAATCGGCACTTAATAAGGCTTCGTTAATCTCTAATTTTGCCACGCCTTTTAAACAAGATTCGTAAGCAATGACACTGTGCGCAAAACCTACGCCTAACGTCCGCAACACGGTGGAGTCAGTTAAATCTCGTTGCCAGCGAGAAATGGGCAATTTATTGGCTAAATGTTCCATTAAGGCATTGGCAATACCAAGATTTCCCTCAGCATTTTCAAAATCGATGGGGTTGACTTTGTGTGGCATGGTGGAAGAACCCACTTCGCCCTCTACCAATTTTTGTTTGAAATAACCTAAAGAAATGTAGCCCCACACATCACGACAAAAATCTATCAGAATCGTATTAAAGCGCGTTAAAGCATTAAACAATTCTGCAATATAATCATGTGGTTCAATCTGAGTAGTGTAGGGATTCCATGATAAGCCCAGTTGCGCCACAAAATCTTCTGCAAAACTTTCCCAATCTAAATGCGGATAAGCGGCTAAGTGGGCATTGTAGTTACCGACTGCGCCATTCATCTTGCCAAATAGGGGGACTTGTTGGAACTGTTCACGTTGCCGATGTAAACGATAGACTACATTAGCAATTTCTTTCCCTAGTGTTGTTGGCGAAGCGGG is part of the Beggiatoa alba B18LD genome and encodes:
- the bfr gene encoding bacterioferritin, whose protein sequence is MQGDNGVIKHLNHLLAGELTAIDQYLIHSRMYHNWGYHRLYEKSHHEMQEEMEHADWLIKRILFLEGTPDLSVRHGLKIGKTVPEMLGSDLDLEYSVVKELKTVIAYCESVKDYVTREMLEQMLDDTEEDHAYWLEKQLSLIKHIGLQNYLQACMGEEASAS
- the purB gene encoding adenylosuccinate lyase, with the translated sequence MELTPLTAISPVDGRYHHKTLALQPIFSEFGLIRYRVQVEVRWLQYLASVPEITEVPALSESAKTFLDNLVANLSPAEAQKVKDIESKTNHDVKAVEYFLKEKIAPIPELMAINEFIHFACTSEDINNLSYALMLRDARKQVIEPLLGQLIDVLGNLSIKYAKIPMLSRTHGQPASPTTLGKEIANVVYRLHRQREQFQQVPLFGKMNGAVGNYNAHLAAYPHLDWESFAEDFVAQLGLSWNPYTTQIEPHDYIAELFNALTRFNTILIDFCRDVWGYISLGYFKQKLVEGEVGSSTMPHKVNPIDFENAEGNLGIANALMEHLANKLPISRWQRDLTDSTVLRTLGVGFAHSVIAYESCLKGVAKLEINEALLSADLDNNWEVLAEPIQTVMRRYQIEQPYEKLKALTRGRTIDQARLQAFIKALEIPEAEKERLLVMIPATYIGNAAAQAQAIVDRVKQKTPKYA
- a CDS encoding lysophospholipid acyltransferase family protein; protein product: MPELKMTRTVWQRFRHTWQASLHVLQDKKRLKFYVAYYLVYAYYLLLLKTVRIKKTGIEAVFADMEAGHCPIFAGPHLHLLVFLLAFDGKPCAFLASSSKDGELITHLLHQRGFSTARGSSSNRASDGLRELLGFIRQKIPVGVTFDGPKGPALEPKQGVALCARATDGHVFFTYVNLAQGKKPFWGIHLKSWDKFVLPFPFAKLEMVYEKIEGLPDKRDPNFQAQTLAEIRRRAFTQYGYLFENGTN
- a CDS encoding cation:proton antiporter domain-containing protein, whose protein sequence is MGELMVFYMFVVFAGCAVVATLALYARQALLVSYILLGILLGPSVFAVVSSPLLIGGIADIGIIFLLFLLGLHLEPQDLLKMLHKTTVVTVGSSVAFAFISAVVGWIFGFNALECLLIGVSMTFSSTILGLKLLPTTVLHHKHAGEIIVSILLLQDLIAIVTLLVLKGLGKEGSSPLLDVALLTLSLPLLIIFAQLFQRYVLTPLLMKFDKIQEYIFLVTIGWCLGMAELANELKMSHEIGAFIGGVVMASHPISRFIAESLKPLRDFFLVLFFFTLGATLKLDVLYNVLLPALILASIMLVAKPYIFKWLLVSMKEQPRLSLEMGVRLGQVSEFSLLIAVVALNTKIIGDSASYLIQATTILTFIASSYFIVLNYPTPVAVSDRLRRD
- a CDS encoding OsmC family protein produces the protein MQVRIKWVENACFVAESGSGHAIVLDGSPEIGGRNLGARPMELLLMSLGSCSAMDVISILEKSRQDVTDCVIEVSGERAETIPKVYTKIHVHYIVTGRQLKDPQVKRAVDLSAEKYCSVSAMLKLATELTYDYEVKEETPATT
- the lysS gene encoding lysine--tRNA ligase, which codes for MTEQTEQLTPATEPQDENEQIALRREKLAAIRQAGIAFPNDFRRNSTAQQLHDEYAEQNSETLEIRNVRVKIAGRIMTRRIMGKAAFVHIQDMSGRMQLYLKKEELPEGTYEEFKHWDIGDIIGVHGVMFKTKTGELSVKVSSIRLLSKALRPLPEKFHGLTDQETCYRQRYLDLIMNEKTRTTFKTRSKVIAYIRNFLIEKDFLEVETPMMHVIPGGAAARPFVTHHNALDMPLYLRIAPELYLKRLVVGGFERVFELNRNFRNEGVSTRHNPEFTMLEFYQAYADYTHLMDLTEEFFRGLAESLLGSTLVPYQNEVYDFGKPFERISVKNAILKYNPDIRQSDLEDLNTIRALAKRLDIHPHANDGVGKIQIEIFDKTVEHLLKDPTFVTEYPTEISPLARMNDKDPSITDRFELFIGGREIANGFSELNDPEDQAERFRQQVEAKQAGDEEAMHYDADYIQALEYGLPPTAGEGIGIDRLVMLLTNQPSIRDVLLFPHLRLKHE